The Desulfovibrio aminophilus genome segment AACGACGGACACGTCGGCCGGGGCCAGGAAGCGGAACGGCAGCGGGAACTCCCGCGTCTCGCCGTTGCCCGCGTAGCGGGTCGAGGAAATGGTCGATGCGATGGTCATGGTTCCGCTCCTAGAAGAAAGAGTTGTCCCAGAGCCGCGCGCCCCGGGAAAGCAGCGACTGGGACCGCTCGCGGCCGGAACGCAGCAGGTCCCTGGCCCGATCCTCGGTCCGGTTGCGCACGTCCGCCTCCTCCTCGCCGTCCTGGGCCGCCTCGGCCTGGAGCGCCAGGAGCGGCGAGCCGGACAGGGCCAGGCCCGAGGCCCCGATGAGGGTCATGCGCCTGGCCTTGTTCCGCCGCGCCCGGCGCGACACGGCCGCCGCCGCGTCGAGGCCCTGCTCCCGGGCCCGGGCCGCCTCGCCGCGGGCGTTGATCTCCGCGGCCTCGGCCTGGTCGCGGAACTGGTCCTCGGCCTCCTTCTTGCGGGCGAAATCCAGGCCCTGGCGGATCACGCCCAGGCCGCCCTGGTTCTTCATCGCATCTCCTCCCACGGTGAACCTCCTTCTGGTTGTTGTGGTCATTCGTATTGCGCCAGCTCGGGAACGAGCATCAAAATCGTCATGGGCAGCGGCCGGTCGGCCTCCACCCGCACGCAGCCGTCCAGGTCCGAGCCCTGGGGAAACTTCACGGTCTTGTCCCCGCTGCAGAGCGCCGGGGCCCGGCCCATGCCGTCCCCGGCCCGGCGGAAGTGCAGGGTCTCCATGCGGCCGCCCGGCGCGCCGAGCCTGCCGCCCAGGGTGCGGTGGAAGCGCACCGAGACCTGCACGATGCGCTTGCGCCGGGTCTGGGAGGCGCCGGTCGCGCCCCCGCCCTCCAGGCGCATGGTGGTCAGGGCCGAGGTGAACGGCAGGCCGACCTGGACCACCCGCGCGGGCCGGTCCAGGCGAAGCGTGCCGTCCGCGCCCACGACGCGCGGCGGCTGCACCGCGCCGTCGGCCAGGACCTCCACGGTCTCCCCGGCCAGATGCTCCAGCCCGCCCAGGACCTCGGCGGGCTCGCCGCGCCAGGTCAGGCCGCAGTCCACGAAAAAGGCCTCCGCGGGGTCGTCCCCGGCAAGCCCGGCGTCGAGCGTCTCCACGAAGCGCCGCGTGCGGCCGCCCACCTCGCGCCGCACCACGGCCCAGAGCCGCTCGCGCCCGGCCGCCGGGTCCGGGATGGCCGCCAGGGACTCGAAGGCCCCGGCCGTGACCTGGCGGCCCCAGGCGAACACGTCCTGGCCCGGCTCGTAGGTCAGGGACAGGAGCACGCCGTCGGCCCGCAGGCAGAAGAGCACCGGGTCCGGGTCGCGCACGAAGGCCAGGGCCGTGATCCCGCCCTCGGTGATGTGCTCGGAGAGCAGCGTCAGGTCCCGCGAACTGAGTCCGTCGGCCTCGAAGCTGTAGGACAGCTCCCGCAGCTTGCGGCCCGAGCGCTGAACGAAGAGCGTGCCCGGGCCCACGGACTCCGGCCGGACCCGCGCCGAGCCCGAGGCCCCCTCCTGGGAGGCCTTGATGTTCAGCGGCGAGACCGCCCCGCCGTCGGCCCCGTTCACGGTCCACTCCCCGCCCGCCGTGCCGACCCAGAGCCGGACCTTGGGCGCCAGGAACTCGATGGCGTTGGCCTGGGCCGCCGAGAGCGTGACCTCGATGCCGTCGTCGTCCTGCGGGCCCTGGCCCACGGGCGCGTCGATGCGCTCGCCGGGCGCGAACTCCTCCCAGAACTCCGCGCGCAGGGCCCCGGCCGCGTCGCGCACGGCCTCGATCTGGTCCGCGCCGGGCGCGGCCAGGGTCATGGTCACGGTCAGGTCGGAGGTGGCCGCCAGCCGGGTGAGCGCGCCCTTGTAGCGGTAGTAGCGGGTCTCCTTGCCCGCGGCGTCCCGGGCCTTGAGCGCCGAGCCGCCCTGGAACGAGGCGTTCCCGGCGTAGAGCGTGAAGCGGTTTCCGGCCCGGCCGTCGGCCGCGCCCTCCGTGCCCTCGGCCAGCTCCACGTCGCGCCAGCCCTCCAGGGGCACCTCGCGCGTGGCCCGGCGCAGGTCGTAGAAGTCCCCGCTGCGCGAGAACCAGAGCGTGTTCGGGGCCTTGGGCGTGGCCGCCAGCACGAGCCGCTGCTCGAAGAAGCAGACCGCCGTGGGCCAGTCGCCCGCGCCCCAGGACTCCGGCCGCCCCTGGAACACCGCCTCGGCCAGGGTCCAGGCCGCGTGGCCCGAGCGCGTCAGGGTGCGCGGCGCGTGGTCCGGGTGGACCAGGAACAGGGTGTCGTTGGACTGGGTCCAGCGCAGCCGGGCGAAGTCCTTCTGGAGGTACGGCGTCTCCATGACGAAGACCGCGCCGTCCGCGCCCAGGACCAGGCCGCCGTCGCGGAAGACCCGCATGCGCCCGGTTCCGGCCGCGTCCTCGAAGAACTCCAGGACATAGGCCTGCTCGGCGTTGAACTCGAAGGCCAGCAGCAGCGAGGGCTTGTCCGGGTTCCCGGCCTCGGCCGCCAGCCGCAGCCCGCCGCGCCGGGAGACCCCGCCGTGCGGATGCACGATGAAGTTCACCAGTTCGCGGCAGCCGTTGTAGTAGCGCGAGAGGTCCACCCGGCCCTCCAGCCGGGGCGACAGCTCGCCGGATGTGAAATTCGTCAGGGTCACGGTTCTCGGGCTCATCTCCGCCTCCTTTCCCGCGAACCCTAGCCCCGGTTTTCCGCCCCCGCGAAGATCAGCAGCACATTTGCAGCTCTTTGCAGCGAATTCGCATCTTGACCGGCTTCGCCGGTTTTCAGAAAAACGCCGAAATGGGCGCGTCTTGGCCTTTCCATGGACCTCCGAAGGGGGCCTTCGGCCCGTTTCGGAAAGGCGGAGAGGCGGGAGCCTCTTGGCCTTTCCATAAGCCCCCGAAGGGGGCGGCGAAGCCGGCGGTTGACGGGGTGGAGCTTATCGGAAATCATGCGGGCGACCGGAAACCCGCACAGGATGGGCACTCATGCTGGACACGTTGCGCACCAAAGGGTTCGAACTCAAGTTCCTCTCCCACGCGGCCGCCATTCTGGCCACGGACTTCCCCCAGGCCCTGGCCGACCTGGAACAGGCCCTGGCGGGCTTTCAGATTCCGATCACGGAGATCATCGGCGGGGGCGGCGGCGAAGCCGGGGGCACACAGCGGTTGCGGCGCTCACTGGCGGACCTGGGCTGGAAAAAGACGAACTTCGAAATCCGCAAGACGATCAACGGCGAGGAACGGGAAAGCCGCTCCCACGAAGTGGATCACGTCAAGGGCTTCGAGGTGGACGGCAAAACGTGCAATGTGGCCCTGGAAATCGAATGGAACAACAAGGATCCCTTCTTCGACCGGGATCTGGAGAACTTCAAGCGCCTTCACGCCGAGGGGGCCATCTCCCTGGGCGTGATCGTCAC includes the following:
- a CDS encoding BglII/BstYI family type II restriction endonuclease; amino-acid sequence: MLDTLRTKGFELKFLSHAAAILATDFPQALADLEQALAGFQIPITEIIGGGGGEAGGTQRLRRSLADLGWKKTNFEIRKTINGEERESRSHEVDHVKGFEVDGKTCNVALEIEWNNKDPFFDRDLENFKRLHAEGAISLGVIVTRGGTLQDGMLESVKRFALGKIVGGYADLAPFGISPTNRQRDAVERCAARGEKPFAECWAEHFVSDKFGAATTHWRKLLDRVDRGVGNPCPLLLIGLPAGIVTF